In Tachysurus vachellii isolate PV-2020 chromosome 10, HZAU_Pvac_v1, whole genome shotgun sequence, the following proteins share a genomic window:
- the ccdc28a gene encoding coiled-coil domain-containing protein 28A, translating into MLGLGRMEERKMKRKSPRPSTNQVAPPIAVRKNLNSGRTLGFTGTGTGTGTGTGTRSQQKTKLRRGVKDKPKLQSQLSNQAGSKQHSFLTDVSDVQEMEKGLLSLLNDFHSGKLQAFGNECSIDKMEHVREMQEKLARLHFDLNAEVDDMPVDQRKLACDTNMDKLLLNLEELSSSIQKLNLADNQDAPKSSSNI; encoded by the exons ATGTTAGGCTTAGGCAGAATggaggagagaaagatgaaACGAAAAAGTCCAAGACCTTCAACCAACCAGGTTGCTCCTCCAATCGCTGTCCGAAAGAACCTCAACTCCGGCAGGACTTTAGGGTTCACTGGCACTGGCACCGGCACTGGCACCGGCACTGGCACGCGTTCACAACAGAAGACCAAATTACGCAG AGGTGTGAAAGATAAGCCGAAGCTACAGAGTCAGTTAAGTAACCAGGCTGGATCTAAACAGCATTCATTCCTCACAGACGTGTCTGATGTGCAGGAGATGGAGAAAGGTTTGCTTAGCCTCCTCAATGACTTCCACTCTGGAAAACTTCAGGCCTTTG GTAATGAATGTTCTATTGATAAAATGGAGCATGTTCGAGAAATGCAGGAGAAACTGGCTCGATTGCACTTTGACCTGAATGCAGAAGTGGATGACATGCCTGTGGACCAGCGCAAGCTTGCCTGTGATACCAATATGGACAAACTTCTACTGAAT ttGGAAGAGTTGAGTTCTTCAAT ACAAAAGCTAAACCTGGCTGATAACCAAGATGCCCCAAAATCATCCTCCAACATATGA
- the LOC132852887 gene encoding synaptosomal-associated protein 23-like isoform X1, producing MSKQPQSIELGAKVKPANFDSSKMADMTVDEMAIRANQVTDESLESTRRMLQLAEETKETGVKTMVMLDQQGEQLRNVDRGMDQINQDMRQAEKNLTDLSKCCGLCVCPCDRVRSIENDGRYKRTWGTGSETASTVGGDGGVISSQPMNQRNGQATTPSGPYIKRVTDDAREDEMEENLGQVGSIIGNLKVMALDMGSEIDKQNKTIDRINEKADMNKARIDEANQRANKLL from the exons ATGAGCAAGCA ACCGCAGAGTATAGAGCTTGGTGCCAAAGTCAAACCAGCCAATTTTGACAGCAGCAAGATGGCCGACATGACAGTGGACGAAATGGCAATCAGAGCAAACCAAGTGACCGATGAG tCTCTTGAGAGCACTAGACGGATGCTGCAATTGGCAGAGGAG aCCAAGGAGACGGGAGTTAAAACCATGGTCATGTTGGATCAGCAGGGAG AACAACTGCGGAATGTGGACCGGGGCATGGACCAGATCAATCAGGACATGAGACAGGCTGAGAAGAACCTGACCGACCTGTCAAAGTGctgtggtctgtgtgtctgtccctgtgatAG AGTGAGATCTATTGAGAATGATGGGCGGTACAAGCGCACTTGGGGCACTGGAAGTGAAACTGCCAGCACAGTGGGAGGTGATGGGGGTGTTATTTCCAGCCAACCTATGAACCAGCGCAATGGCCAAGCAACAACACCTTCCGGTCCTTATATAAAGAG AGTAACAGATGATGCACGCGAAGATGAAATGGAGGAGAACCTGGGCCAGGTGGGCAGCATCATTGGGAATTTGAAGGTCATGGCTCTGGACATGGGGAGTGAAATCGACAAACAGAACAAGACCATTGACCGCATTAATGAGAAG
- the LOC132852887 gene encoding synaptosomal-associated protein 23-like isoform X2 has translation MADMTVDEMAIRANQVTDESLESTRRMLQLAEETKETGVKTMVMLDQQGEQLRNVDRGMDQINQDMRQAEKNLTDLSKCCGLCVCPCDRVRSIENDGRYKRTWGTGSETASTVGGDGGVISSQPMNQRNGQATTPSGPYIKRVTDDAREDEMEENLGQVGSIIGNLKVMALDMGSEIDKQNKTIDRINEKADMNKARIDEANQRANKLL, from the exons ATGGCCGACATGACAGTGGACGAAATGGCAATCAGAGCAAACCAAGTGACCGATGAG tCTCTTGAGAGCACTAGACGGATGCTGCAATTGGCAGAGGAG aCCAAGGAGACGGGAGTTAAAACCATGGTCATGTTGGATCAGCAGGGAG AACAACTGCGGAATGTGGACCGGGGCATGGACCAGATCAATCAGGACATGAGACAGGCTGAGAAGAACCTGACCGACCTGTCAAAGTGctgtggtctgtgtgtctgtccctgtgatAG AGTGAGATCTATTGAGAATGATGGGCGGTACAAGCGCACTTGGGGCACTGGAAGTGAAACTGCCAGCACAGTGGGAGGTGATGGGGGTGTTATTTCCAGCCAACCTATGAACCAGCGCAATGGCCAAGCAACAACACCTTCCGGTCCTTATATAAAGAG AGTAACAGATGATGCACGCGAAGATGAAATGGAGGAGAACCTGGGCCAGGTGGGCAGCATCATTGGGAATTTGAAGGTCATGGCTCTGGACATGGGGAGTGAAATCGACAAACAGAACAAGACCATTGACCGCATTAATGAGAAG